In Brevibacillus brevis, a genomic segment contains:
- the mscL gene encoding large conductance mechanosensitive channel protein MscL yields the protein MWKEFKEFALKGNVMDLAVGVVIGGAFGKIVTSLVNDIITPVIGLLLGKVDFSNLFINLSGVHYETLAAAKEKGAATLNYGLFLNSVIDFLIIAFSIFIVIKQLNRFKRKQEVVAAPVTTKECPHCISAIPLKATRCPNCTSILEGHALANE from the coding sequence TTGTGGAAAGAGTTTAAAGAATTCGCGTTGAAAGGCAACGTGATGGATCTGGCAGTCGGTGTCGTCATCGGCGGCGCCTTTGGAAAGATCGTCACGTCGCTGGTGAACGACATCATTACCCCGGTCATCGGGCTGCTTTTGGGCAAGGTGGACTTTTCCAATCTGTTTATTAACTTGAGCGGCGTCCATTATGAGACGTTGGCTGCTGCCAAGGAAAAAGGGGCGGCGACCCTGAATTACGGGTTGTTCCTCAACTCCGTCATCGACTTTTTGATCATCGCCTTTTCCATTTTCATCGTGATCAAGCAGCTGAACCGGTTCAAGCGCAAGCAGGAAGTGGTGGCTGCCCCTGTGACGACGAAGGAGTGCCCGCACTGCATTTCCGCCATCCCGCTGAAGGCAACGCGCTGCCCGAACTGCACCTCCATCCTGGAAGGGCATGCGCTGGCAAACGAATAA
- a CDS encoding YheC/YheD family protein — translation MISSSKWSLHKFFFKSPQIRPFLPPTSLYQPDLLGPYLDKYSTVYVKPTKTHMGKGILRVQKTAGGYEFVKERGEPVHVPTLEELQKKLVQQCSEKNYIIQKGIDLAELNGRPYDIRVMMMRNGLGKWQYAGMLAKVAGSDSVITNVARGGGYAVTVPHALKKSLSLPEADIRKITQQLIRLSYQVCAHFNKYRHSAQIGVDFAVDKHGKIFVIEVNYDFPSHGLFAKLKDKTYYRTIKRLHFQYRSRANRKKAEKKRRA, via the coding sequence ATGATCTCCTCTTCCAAATGGAGCCTTCACAAGTTCTTCTTCAAAAGCCCGCAGATCCGCCCGTTTCTGCCGCCGACTTCCCTATACCAGCCCGACTTGCTCGGCCCTTATCTGGACAAATACAGCACCGTCTACGTCAAACCGACGAAGACCCATATGGGAAAAGGAATCTTGCGCGTACAGAAAACCGCTGGCGGCTATGAGTTCGTCAAGGAGCGGGGAGAGCCTGTCCACGTCCCGACCCTCGAAGAATTGCAAAAAAAGCTGGTTCAGCAGTGCAGCGAAAAGAACTACATCATTCAAAAAGGGATCGATCTGGCGGAGCTGAACGGACGTCCGTACGACATCCGCGTGATGATGATGCGCAACGGCCTGGGAAAATGGCAGTACGCAGGGATGCTGGCCAAAGTCGCAGGCTCGGACAGCGTCATCACCAACGTCGCGCGCGGAGGCGGATATGCCGTCACGGTTCCCCACGCTTTGAAAAAATCGCTGTCCTTGCCGGAAGCCGATATTCGCAAGATCACCCAGCAGCTGATCCGGCTCAGTTACCAGGTTTGCGCCCACTTCAACAAATACAGGCACTCCGCGCAGATCGGAGTCGACTTCGCCGTAGACAAACACGGGAAGATCTTCGTTATCGAGGTCAATTACGATTTTCCTTCCCATGGACTATTCGCCAAGCTCAAGGACAAAACCTACTACCGGACCATCAAGCGGCTCCATTTTCAATACCGCAGCCGGGCCAATCGGAAAAAGGCCGAGAAAAAAAGGAGAGCGTAG
- a CDS encoding helix-turn-helix transcriptional regulator, translating to MSQQSTTPGRRGKDVSPLKPLFRPLQPPVIQPGLLQPHYRYREYAPNERLAPYVACFWTVEYEQFQQPQLHRIIPDGCIDIILDRRAAYASKGAFLSELMASYEALELTRTQAMFGIRFFAETVRLFLGAPVSAFAGCSPTLADLWGGEADFLVEEMLGAPGDQELIGIVERELFRRLHSYETGGRADNGGLLTASLSYLYASQGCLSIKELAEAVCYSERNLRRLFRWELGASPKELAQIIRFQFLLRALWKTPHARLTDVAQTYGYFDQPHLIKDFKRYYGLQPSRVFAETRGSRSGR from the coding sequence GTGAGTCAACAGTCAACGACTCCCGGACGCCGCGGAAAGGATGTGTCACCACTGAAGCCTCTGTTTCGGCCCTTGCAGCCGCCGGTCATCCAGCCTGGCCTGCTGCAGCCGCACTATCGCTACCGGGAGTATGCGCCAAACGAGCGACTGGCGCCGTATGTCGCTTGTTTCTGGACCGTTGAGTACGAACAGTTCCAGCAGCCCCAGCTGCACCGGATCATCCCGGACGGCTGCATCGATATTATTTTGGACCGGAGAGCGGCCTATGCCTCCAAAGGGGCTTTCCTCTCCGAACTCATGGCGAGCTATGAAGCGCTCGAGCTTACGAGGACCCAAGCCATGTTCGGCATTCGCTTTTTTGCGGAGACGGTCCGGCTGTTTTTGGGTGCACCCGTATCCGCGTTTGCCGGATGTTCACCCACTCTCGCGGATCTGTGGGGCGGGGAGGCGGATTTTCTCGTCGAAGAGATGCTTGGGGCTCCCGGGGACCAGGAACTGATCGGGATTGTGGAAAGGGAGCTGTTTCGCCGTTTGCACAGCTATGAAACCGGGGGGCGGGCGGATAATGGGGGACTTTTGACGGCGAGCTTGTCCTATCTGTACGCGTCGCAGGGATGCCTCTCCATCAAGGAGCTGGCGGAAGCGGTCTGTTACAGCGAGCGCAATCTGAGGAGACTGTTTCGCTGGGAGCTTGGCGCATCTCCCAAAGAACTGGCCCAAATCATCCGCTTTCAATTCTTGCTGCGTGCGCTTTGGAAGACACCGCATGCCCGTTTGACCGATGTGGCACAGACGTACGGCTACTTCGACCAGCCGCATCTGATCAAAGATTTCAAGCGCTATTACGGGCTCCAGCCTTCCCGGGTGTTTGCGGAGACGAGGGGCAGCAGGTCGGGGAGGTAA
- a CDS encoding VOC family protein gives MGIKLDMIGIVVQDMKRALDFYRHLGLDIPESANGESHVEVAGEGVRLAFDTVEVAKGVYGGWEEPTGHRIELAFQCESADALNDLYEKLEKNGYEGCREPWDAFWGQRYAIVKDPDGNLISLFA, from the coding sequence ATGGGCATTAAGCTGGATATGATCGGAATCGTCGTGCAGGACATGAAGCGGGCGCTGGATTTTTACCGTCACCTCGGCTTGGACATTCCGGAGAGCGCAAACGGGGAAAGCCACGTGGAAGTCGCAGGAGAGGGAGTCCGCCTGGCCTTTGATACGGTAGAAGTGGCCAAGGGCGTGTACGGCGGCTGGGAAGAGCCGACGGGGCACCGGATCGAGCTGGCGTTTCAATGCGAGAGTGCAGACGCGCTGAACGACTTGTACGAAAAGCTGGAGAAGAACGGCTACGAAGGCTGCCGCGAGCCGTGGGACGCCTTCTGGGGCCAGCGCTATGCCATCGTCAAGGACCCGGACGGCAACCTCATCAGCCTGTTCGCTTGA
- a CDS encoding helix-turn-helix domain-containing protein, producing the protein MKKRKYNIGVEATLEVIGGKWKCVILCHLTHGEKRTSELKRLMPGITQKMLTQQLRELEDDGIIKRIVYNQVPPKVVYELSEYGWSLKGILDTLCAWGEEHITRVYGDPMEVLEDSILNQKKRPVNSESPV; encoded by the coding sequence ATGAAGAAACGCAAGTACAACATTGGGGTGGAAGCCACTCTGGAGGTCATCGGCGGGAAATGGAAATGCGTGATCCTGTGCCACTTGACGCACGGGGAGAAACGGACGAGCGAGCTCAAGCGGCTGATGCCCGGCATTACCCAAAAAATGCTGACCCAGCAGCTGCGGGAGCTGGAGGACGACGGGATCATCAAACGGATCGTCTACAACCAGGTCCCCCCAAAAGTGGTATACGAGCTGAGCGAGTACGGATGGAGCCTGAAGGGAATTCTCGATACCCTCTGCGCCTGGGGAGAAGAGCACATTACACGCGTGTACGGGGATCCCATGGAAGTCTTGGAGGACAGTATTTTAAATCAGAAGAAGCGGCCTGTGAATAGCGAAAGCCCGGTATGA
- a CDS encoding MFS transporter: MTERRKRSTLALLALAISAFAIGTTEFISVGLLPLIAKDLQIPVTTAGLTVTIYALGVTIGAPVLTSLTSRVPRKMLLFWIMAFFIAGNTIAASATTITMLLIGRVVSAFAHGVFMSIGSTIAADLVAEDRRASAISLMFTGLTVATITGVPLGTYLGQQLGWRMAFVGIVAIGVVALIANVILVPGNLRKGVKTTFGDQLKLVANSRLLLMFIITMLGYGGTFVVFTYLSPLLTEVTGFSAGEVAIILLVYGIAIAIGNVIGGKLANKNPLGALLVMFVIQAIVLFVLFATVPFKLAALITIFFMGIMGFMNVSGLQVYVVMLAERFVPSAKDVASAVNIAAFNAGIALGAYLGGVITDSIGLIHTTWVGGMMVVGAVILAGWSRVLEMKDGNDRVGKQNREVPCL, encoded by the coding sequence GTGACGGAAAGAAGAAAGAGAAGCACACTGGCTCTGCTCGCTTTGGCCATCAGTGCTTTTGCCATCGGTACGACGGAATTCATCAGCGTAGGCCTGCTTCCGCTGATCGCAAAAGACTTGCAGATCCCGGTCACAACTGCAGGGCTGACCGTAACGATATACGCGCTAGGCGTCACAATTGGGGCGCCCGTGCTCACGTCGCTCACATCCAGGGTACCGCGAAAAATGCTGTTGTTTTGGATCATGGCCTTTTTCATCGCAGGAAATACGATCGCCGCGAGTGCAACCACAATCACGATGCTGCTGATCGGTCGGGTGGTATCGGCATTCGCCCATGGCGTGTTCATGTCGATCGGTTCGACCATCGCTGCCGATCTTGTGGCGGAGGATCGCAGGGCGAGCGCTATTTCCCTCATGTTCACCGGGCTTACGGTAGCGACCATCACAGGCGTGCCGCTGGGGACGTATCTGGGGCAGCAATTGGGCTGGAGGATGGCGTTTGTCGGGATCGTGGCGATCGGGGTCGTTGCGCTTATCGCCAATGTCATTCTCGTGCCGGGTAATCTGCGAAAAGGAGTCAAGACGACGTTTGGCGATCAGCTCAAGCTGGTTGCGAACTCCCGGCTCCTGCTGATGTTCATCATCACGATGCTGGGCTACGGAGGTACGTTTGTCGTCTTTACGTATCTGTCGCCCTTGCTGACGGAAGTCACTGGCTTCTCGGCAGGCGAAGTGGCGATCATCCTGCTCGTTTACGGGATCGCTATTGCTATCGGCAACGTGATCGGCGGGAAGCTGGCGAACAAAAATCCGCTGGGAGCATTGCTTGTCATGTTCGTCATCCAAGCGATCGTCCTGTTCGTCCTGTTTGCGACGGTTCCCTTCAAGCTTGCCGCACTGATCACGATCTTTTTCATGGGCATCATGGGATTCATGAACGTCTCCGGGCTGCAGGTGTACGTCGTCATGCTGGCGGAGCGGTTCGTGCCGAGCGCCAAGGACGTAGCCTCGGCAGTCAACATCGCCGCATTCAATGCCGGCATTGCGCTCGGCGCTTACCTGGGCGGCGTCATCACGGATTCGATTGGGCTCATCCACACGACTTGGGTTGGTGGGATGATGGTGGTCGGCGCGGTCATTCTCGCCGGCTGGAGCCGAGTATTGGAAATGAAGGATGGAAATGATAGGGTAGGAAAACAAAATCGGGAGGTACCATGTCTATGA